From the Colletotrichum lupini chromosome 1, complete sequence genome, the window AGCTTTCTCACACTCTCCCACTCGCACTCCTTGTCATTCTGCTATTGGGATCTCGCGATGGCTTCACAGTTGACAACAGATGCCTCCGCGTCCATTACCAAAAACAACCAAGCTTGCATTCCATACTTCCTACTTCCTATCATCTACCGATTTTGAAACCCAAATTCACGCAGTCCCCAACACCAAACCATTCCCCCATGACCCCCAAAATCTCAACCTCAATTAGGCCAAATCCAATTATgctccctcccctccctccaCCTCACGACCAACCCGCCCACGACGCCAATACCAAAATACACCAAAACAGCAATCAAACCCCCCAACAAGACACCCCTCGTCTCCCTCGCCGCACGCAGCGCCTCCGCCTTGAGATCCGCGACCCAGAGCGCCTCCCCGGCATCCCGCCGAGCAGCCTTCAAGCCGGGTAACCCGTCGATGGAGGTGCGGTTCGTCTCGACCTGGTAGGTATTGACCGTGTTGTTGTCGACGCGCTTCTTCCAGTAGTAGTCGAGGGTGGGACGCTCCTCAAAGACGGAGAGCTCGTCCTTCTTCGTCTGCgcggcgtcgtcgtcgtcggtaCCGAGGGCGTcgcgccgctgccgctgagCCTTCTCGAGCGTCCCGTCCTCCGACGCCGCGGCGGGCGCGTAAAGTTCCTTCCTCACCATGGGGACACCATACCCGCAACTCGTCTGCACCTCCCACACCTCACCAACAACGACGGCCCTGGCCCCATCGTACGACTCCCGGTTACTGTTTCCCCCAGCGGTGTCGTCCTGCGGGATAACACGCTTCATCCACTTATCAAAGTCGGGATGATCCCACTCCACGATCCGGCTCTTGCAAAACAGCCGCAAGATGCGCGGGGCGGGCCCGAAGGACATGAACATGAGCGTCAGCCGGCCATTCTCGTAGCTGTGGGCGATCGTCTCGCACCCGGAGCCGGTGCGGTCAATGTAGGCGACCAAGTTGGGCGAGAGGACGGCGAAGTGGGCGGAGAGGCCCTTGGGGGAGACGTTGATGTGGGGGTGGTGGGTTGGGGCCGAGGCCGTGAAGAAGACGGGTTGGCGGGCGGCC encodes:
- a CDS encoding pyridoxamine phosphate oxidase, encoding MKLYPSISPDLADWAARQPVFFTASAPTHHPHINVSPKGLSAHFAVLSPNLVAYIDRTGSGCETIAHSYENGRLTLMFMSFGPAPRILRLFCKSRIVEWDHPDFDKWMKRVIPQDDTAGGNSNRESYDGARAVVVGEVWEVQTSCGYGVPMVRKELYAPAAASEDGTLEKAQRQRRDALGTDDDDAAQTKKDELSVFEERPTLDYYWKKRVDNNTVNTYQVETNRTSIDGLPGLKAARRDAGEALWVADLKAEALRAARETRGVLLGGLIAVLVYFGIGVVGGLVVKVRLRQPTTNHRLPPPAKPFAQITPNAASSAMHNAAGIGG